A section of the Solitalea canadensis DSM 3403 genome encodes:
- a CDS encoding HesA/MoeB/ThiF family protein, with amino-acid sequence MKLNSDRYIRQLLLEGFGEPAQLKLQQASVLVVGAGGLGVPVMQYLTGMGVGKIGIIDNDVISESNLHRQVLYSTEEIGKPKVQVAAKRLRAMNPEVEVVIINDRLNVDNALLVIGMFDVVVDCTDNFQTRYLINDACVILDKPFVYGAIHKFEGQISVFNFNGSATYRCLFPSAPEKGVVADCNTNGVLGILPGIIGCYQANEVVKLITGVGEVLVNKLLMIDTLKNSQFVLNYQLVPVNKTLTDLRTEDYKSLCTRNRLKTISAQKLAEKLNQPEKIQLVDVRELDEWNICNIQSSIHIPLNDILFRCQELDKEKPVVLICHHGIRSLYAGEDLLAQGFEEVYNLAGGIDSWSREVDEAVAIY; translated from the coding sequence ATGAAATTAAACTCAGATCGATATATCCGTCAATTATTATTAGAAGGTTTTGGAGAACCTGCTCAATTAAAGCTTCAACAAGCCTCCGTTTTGGTTGTAGGTGCAGGAGGACTTGGTGTTCCTGTGATGCAATATTTAACAGGCATGGGAGTTGGAAAAATTGGAATTATTGATAATGATGTAATTAGCGAAAGTAACCTGCATCGACAAGTTTTATATTCAACTGAAGAAATTGGTAAACCCAAAGTGCAGGTAGCTGCAAAACGTTTAAGGGCGATGAATCCTGAAGTTGAAGTGGTGATTATTAATGACAGGTTAAACGTTGATAACGCCTTGCTTGTTATTGGAATGTTTGATGTAGTGGTTGATTGCACCGATAATTTTCAAACTCGTTACCTGATCAATGACGCTTGTGTAATTCTCGATAAACCTTTTGTTTATGGCGCCATCCATAAGTTTGAAGGTCAGATAAGTGTGTTTAATTTTAATGGTAGTGCTACTTATCGCTGTTTGTTCCCGTCAGCACCTGAAAAAGGAGTTGTGGCAGATTGTAATACAAATGGCGTTTTAGGAATATTGCCTGGTATTATTGGCTGTTATCAGGCCAATGAAGTAGTTAAGCTGATTACAGGCGTAGGAGAAGTGCTTGTTAATAAATTGCTGATGATCGATACATTAAAAAATAGTCAGTTTGTACTTAATTATCAGCTTGTTCCAGTAAATAAAACACTCACCGATCTAAGAACAGAAGATTACAAATCACTATGTACCAGAAATCGGTTAAAAACAATCTCTGCTCAAAAGCTGGCAGAGAAATTAAATCAACCGGAAAAAATACAACTTGTCGATGTGAGGGAATTGGATGAATGGAATATATGTAACATTCAAAGTTCAATTCATATTCCACTTAACGACATACTATTCAGATGTCAGGAACTTGATAAAGAAAAGCCAGTCGTGTTAATTTGTCACCACGGAATCAGAAGCTTATATGCAGGAGAAGATTTATTAGCGCAAGGTTTCGAAGAAGTTTATAATCTTGCGGGTGGAATAGATAGTTGGTCGCGCGAAGTTGATGAGGCAGTAGCTATTTATTGA
- a CDS encoding MFS transporter: MDNKSLQQSHKILFMNTLAFTVCFACWMLNGVLVTYLVDNGIFNWSVVEVGWLIGIPVLTGSIFRLPLGIWTDRFGGRKVFSILLLACSIPMFLLSQANSYISFLLLSFMFGMVGTSFAVGVAYTSVCYPKEWQGRALGIFGMGNAGAAITTLLAPTLLKNLTHNNPDGWRTLPVIYAAVLVVTGILFWSLTNNIKPAASGKSLAQMLTPLKNKRVWRFGLYYYLVFGCFVAFSQWLVPYCVNVYQVSLVLAGIFASIFSLPSGVIRAAGGWLSDKFGARQVMYWVLGSSVVISFLLIIPRMEIFSPGFGVMAKHAGTVTEVTDSLIKVNNDVYLVEKNKKAHDEIDAKALILPTKNTWQEPVVKKGDEVKKKQLLAKGTTRIYFQANIWVFIVLVFLIGIVWGIGKAAVYKHIPEYFPNDVGVVGGMVGLIGGLGGFINPIVFGYLLQYTGLWTSSWILMFAISLVSLWWMHAAIAAMIKRKAPELATKIEHE, translated from the coding sequence ATGGATAATAAATCGCTTCAACAGTCTCATAAGATTTTATTCATGAATACCCTTGCATTTACAGTGTGTTTTGCATGCTGGATGTTAAATGGCGTATTAGTTACTTATTTGGTGGATAACGGCATTTTTAACTGGTCAGTTGTAGAAGTTGGTTGGTTAATTGGAATTCCTGTGTTAACCGGATCAATATTCAGATTGCCATTAGGAATATGGACAGATCGATTTGGTGGCAGAAAAGTTTTCAGTATTTTACTGCTCGCTTGTTCAATTCCTATGTTTTTATTGTCACAGGCCAATAGCTACATTTCTTTTTTATTACTGAGCTTTATGTTCGGTATGGTGGGTACCAGTTTTGCGGTTGGTGTTGCTTACACCTCCGTATGTTATCCTAAGGAGTGGCAGGGAAGAGCTTTAGGTATATTCGGAATGGGAAATGCAGGTGCTGCCATCACTACTTTATTGGCTCCCACTTTACTCAAAAACCTTACTCACAATAATCCAGATGGCTGGCGGACACTTCCTGTAATTTATGCTGCAGTTTTAGTGGTAACCGGTATCCTGTTTTGGTCGTTAACCAATAATATTAAGCCAGCGGCTTCAGGAAAATCGTTAGCTCAAATGCTTACACCTTTAAAAAACAAGCGTGTTTGGCGTTTTGGATTGTATTATTACCTCGTATTCGGATGCTTTGTAGCTTTTTCACAATGGTTGGTTCCTTATTGTGTAAATGTGTACCAGGTTTCATTGGTTTTAGCCGGAATTTTTGCATCCATATTTAGTCTGCCTTCAGGAGTTATTCGTGCAGCAGGTGGTTGGCTATCCGATAAATTTGGAGCACGACAAGTAATGTATTGGGTACTTGGTAGTTCTGTTGTAATCAGTTTTCTGTTGATTATACCTCGTATGGAAATTTTTTCACCAGGTTTTGGTGTAATGGCCAAGCATGCAGGCACAGTAACGGAAGTAACAGATAGTCTTATTAAGGTAAATAATGATGTTTACCTGGTAGAAAAGAATAAAAAAGCTCATGATGAAATTGATGCAAAAGCATTAATTCTTCCTACTAAAAATACCTGGCAAGAACCAGTGGTGAAAAAAGGTGATGAAGTAAAGAAAAAGCAATTGCTGGCTAAAGGTACTACCCGAATTTATTTTCAGGCAAATATTTGGGTATTTATTGTATTAGTATTCCTTATTGGCATTGTTTGGGGTATTGGTAAAGCAGCGGTTTATAAACATATTCCTGAATACTTTCCAAACGATGTAGGTGTGGTAGGAGGCATGGTAGGGCTAATTGGCGGATTGGGTGGATTTATTAATCCAATTGTGTTTGGCTACCTACTTCAATATACAGGTTTATGGACGAGCTCATGGATACTGATGTTTGCGATTTCACTTGTTTCATTATGGTGGATGCATGCCGCAATAGCCGCAATGATTAAAAGGAAAGCTCCAGAATTAGCAACTAAAATCGAACACGAATAA
- the cobA gene encoding uroporphyrinogen-III C-methyltransferase yields the protein MKNQPELVIIGAGPGDPELITLKAINILKKTNVILYDNLVNRDLLEYAAEESEKIYVGKTPYLDYTPQEHIHELIKEKAFNKGLVVRLKGGDPFVFGRGMEEIIFARQNNIPARYIPGITSMLAVGMSDITLTHRGISEGVWIITGTKKDGTLSRDIQLALQSNTTLVIYMGMKNLSVIVNECISCGKGHTPAALIQHASLPYSKTIKGQIKDLEDLAIENEVTHPALIVIGKVTQLDTHAF from the coding sequence ATGAAAAACCAACCAGAATTAGTAATTATTGGCGCAGGACCAGGAGATCCGGAATTAATTACCTTAAAAGCAATCAATATTTTAAAAAAAACCAATGTTATCTTATATGATAATCTTGTAAACAGAGATTTATTGGAATATGCGGCGGAAGAATCAGAAAAAATATATGTAGGTAAAACCCCTTACCTGGATTATACACCACAAGAACATATTCATGAACTTATTAAGGAGAAAGCATTCAACAAAGGATTGGTTGTGCGTTTAAAAGGTGGCGACCCTTTTGTATTTGGCCGCGGCATGGAAGAAATCATTTTTGCCCGACAAAACAATATCCCTGCCCGGTATATTCCGGGGATTACAAGTATGCTGGCTGTTGGCATGTCTGATATCACGCTAACTCACAGGGGAATTAGTGAAGGCGTCTGGATAATTACCGGAACAAAAAAAGACGGGACATTATCAAGAGATATTCAACTCGCTTTGCAAAGCAACACAACCTTAGTTATCTATATGGGTATGAAAAATCTTTCGGTAATAGTTAATGAATGCATTAGCTGCGGAAAGGGCCATACACCCGCTGCATTAATTCAACATGCTTCCCTTCCATATTCGAAAACAATAAAGGGTCAGATAAAAGATTTAGAGGACCTTGCCATAGAAAATGAAGTAACACATCCTGCATTAATTGTAATCGGAAAAGTAACACAATTAGATACGCATGCTTTTTAA
- a CDS encoding sulfite exporter TauE/SafE family protein, which yields MDYQLCLLFLIVAFVYSTAGFGGGSSYMAIMALMGVNVYLMKSTALLCNIVVVTGGVINFYKQGYLPLKKALWLSIASVPMAFIGSYIPLKQHVFFLILGISLIISALLMFYRLLPIFNARDGVIEDQPRYKFSIAGGFIGGLSGMTGIGGGIFLSPLLKLAHFDTAKNIAGLSSFFILVNSISGILGQFSRKQINFDPMFTIPLLICVIIGGQIGTRLSAKKFSEKWVTIATAMLVLYAGTRLLIR from the coding sequence ATGGATTACCAGCTTTGCTTGCTTTTTTTAATTGTAGCGTTTGTTTATTCCACTGCCGGCTTTGGTGGAGGGTCTAGTTACATGGCTATAATGGCTTTAATGGGGGTTAATGTTTATTTAATGAAGTCAACAGCATTGTTGTGCAATATTGTGGTGGTAACAGGTGGTGTGATTAATTTCTATAAACAAGGTTATTTACCGTTAAAAAAGGCGCTTTGGCTAAGTATAGCCAGTGTTCCTATGGCTTTTATCGGTAGCTACATTCCATTGAAACAGCATGTGTTCTTTTTAATATTAGGAATCTCATTGATTATTTCGGCATTGTTAATGTTTTATCGTCTATTACCTATATTTAATGCCCGTGATGGAGTTATAGAAGATCAGCCGAGGTATAAATTTAGTATAGCTGGAGGATTTATTGGAGGTTTATCAGGTATGACTGGTATTGGAGGTGGAATTTTCTTGTCGCCCTTATTAAAACTTGCTCATTTTGATACAGCCAAAAACATAGCTGGATTAAGCAGTTTTTTTATTTTAGTGAATTCAATTTCTGGCATACTGGGTCAGTTTTCAAGGAAACAGATCAATTTTGATCCCATGTTTACCATACCATTGTTGATTTGTGTGATTATTGGAGGACAAATAGGGACTCGATTAAGTGCTAAAAAATTCAGTGAGAAATGGGTGACCATTGCGACAGCGATGTTGGTGTTGTACGCCGGAACAAGATTATTGATTAGATGA
- the moaD gene encoding molybdopterin converting factor subunit 1: MKHTILLFGVTKDIIGSPEYQLEGTVKSVGELRAKLYDQYPSLEKLNSLMIAVNKNYAADDVLINATDEIALIPPVSGG, encoded by the coding sequence ATGAAACATACGATTCTTCTTTTTGGAGTTACTAAAGATATAATTGGCTCTCCTGAGTACCAATTGGAAGGAACTGTTAAGAGTGTTGGTGAATTACGAGCCAAATTATATGACCAGTATCCGTCATTGGAAAAACTTAATTCTTTGATGATCGCTGTAAATAAAAACTATGCAGCTGACGATGTTTTGATTAATGCAACTGATGAAATTGCACTAATACCACCAGTTAGTGGAGGATAG
- a CDS encoding molybdopterin molybdotransferase MoeA: MLTVNEAFETVINTAADFGTELVAIKQAEGRILREKIIADRPFPPFDRVTMDGIAIKWSSYAEGKRTFEIEDLQAAGMPQKTLHGNGCVEVMTGAIVPENADTIIPYEDLVKNETGSFAVVKEIKRNQNIHVRGSDVELGAVLLNEGIRIGGAETAVLATVGKDKALVSKQPKIAIVATGDELVEITDQPEQHQLRMSNVYALYNQFKNIGIEASIHHFKDDKEVLSANFSLLFKEKDAIICSGGVSAGKFDYIPQVLNELGVTILFHKVKQRPGKPFLFGLAENKVPFFGLPGNPVSGFMCLHRFVFPWLFKSLQFAQESIITRAVLASALKFDKPLTFFVPVKLSISSQGYLMADPHATNGSGDFATLTSANAFMELPENRDFFEAGEVYPVWMY, from the coding sequence ATGCTGACTGTTAACGAAGCTTTTGAAACCGTAATAAATACTGCCGCCGATTTTGGAACAGAACTCGTTGCTATTAAGCAGGCAGAAGGAAGGATATTAAGAGAAAAGATAATCGCAGACCGACCGTTTCCACCTTTTGATCGGGTTACCATGGATGGTATTGCCATTAAGTGGAGTAGTTATGCTGAAGGTAAAAGAACGTTCGAAATCGAAGATCTGCAAGCGGCTGGTATGCCTCAAAAAACATTGCATGGAAATGGTTGTGTTGAGGTAATGACTGGTGCTATTGTTCCTGAAAATGCAGATACCATAATTCCATATGAAGATCTGGTTAAAAATGAAACAGGATCTTTTGCCGTAGTTAAAGAGATTAAAAGAAATCAGAACATCCATGTAAGAGGAAGCGATGTTGAGCTGGGAGCTGTTTTGTTAAATGAGGGAATACGAATTGGCGGTGCCGAAACTGCGGTATTGGCAACTGTAGGAAAGGATAAGGCACTAGTTAGTAAACAACCGAAAATTGCTATTGTTGCTACCGGTGACGAACTGGTTGAAATAACAGACCAGCCCGAGCAGCATCAACTGCGTATGTCAAACGTATACGCTTTATATAATCAATTCAAAAATATCGGAATAGAGGCATCTATCCATCATTTCAAAGATGATAAGGAAGTGTTATCTGCAAATTTTTCGCTTTTGTTTAAAGAGAAAGATGCAATTATCTGTTCCGGAGGTGTTTCTGCTGGTAAATTTGACTATATACCGCAAGTGTTAAATGAACTTGGCGTAACTATTTTATTTCATAAAGTAAAACAACGGCCGGGAAAGCCTTTTTTATTTGGCTTAGCCGAAAATAAGGTTCCTTTTTTTGGTTTACCGGGTAATCCTGTTTCTGGTTTTATGTGTTTACACCGTTTTGTTTTCCCTTGGCTGTTTAAATCACTACAGTTCGCTCAAGAATCGATAATTACTCGTGCAGTTTTAGCATCAGCTTTAAAATTTGATAAGCCGCTAACTTTTTTTGTTCCGGTAAAGCTTTCAATTTCTTCGCAAGGCTATCTAATGGCAGATCCTCACGCAACCAATGGGTCCGGTGATTTTGCCACATTAACTTCTGCAAATGCTTTTATGGAGTTGCCGGAAAATAGAGATTTTTTTGAAGCAGGAGAAGTGTATCCTGTTTGGATGTATTAG
- a CDS encoding molybdenum cofactor biosynthesis protein MoaE has translation MKPHIHIANTIDAAEVISLVSKPQFGAVDLFIGQVRNHTKGKAVVKLFFECYHPMALDEMEKIAELAKKQFDIQEIAIHHATGEKLPGDVVVLIAVSSYHRDAAFKACQFAIDTLKETVPIWKKEFFEDGEIWVAAHP, from the coding sequence ATGAAGCCACATATACATATTGCCAATACTATTGATGCTGCAGAAGTAATATCACTGGTTAGTAAACCCCAATTCGGAGCAGTAGACCTATTTATTGGTCAGGTTAGGAATCACACTAAAGGGAAAGCAGTAGTAAAGCTTTTCTTCGAATGCTATCATCCAATGGCTTTGGACGAAATGGAAAAAATAGCCGAATTAGCTAAAAAACAATTTGATATCCAGGAGATAGCCATCCATCATGCAACAGGAGAGAAACTTCCGGGCGATGTGGTGGTTTTAATAGCAGTTTCCTCTTATCATCGCGACGCCGCATTTAAAGCCTGTCAATTTGCAATCGACACATTAAAAGAAACAGTACCTATTTGGAAGAAAGAGTTTTTTGAAGATGGTGAAATTTGGGTTGCCGCACATCCGTAA
- a CDS encoding MFS transporter, whose amino-acid sequence MASHWLKEWKPEDENFWNSTGKVIAWRTLRITTVALLLSFSTWYLLSAVVVMLPKIGFTFTDNQLFWLAAMPGLAAGILRICHMFLIPIYGTRNVITTATFLKLIPCIGIGVAVMNRDTPFAIFMILAFLSGFGGGDFSSFMPSTSFFFPKKMQGTALGIQAGIGNFGVSVVQFITPWIIGAAAFGFLSGDPQQITKPDGSTGNVWLQNAALVYVPFLLIIGFVAWKQLKSIPVVSSFKEQFDIFNNKHTWFCTITYVMTFGAFSGLAAAFPMLIKTLYGGFENAPNPLHYAFLGPLIGSAARVLFGPLTDKFGGAILTHITGIALIICCGLLVALGCLTPTSLGQFPAFLSIMLAIFFFTGVGNAATFRQYPIIFSHSPRQAAGVIGFTAAIAAFGPFIYSTLIGTTMKLNDKNPAPFFIGLIIYFIIATGINWWYYTRKGCEKPS is encoded by the coding sequence ATGGCTTCACATTGGCTAAAAGAATGGAAACCGGAAGATGAAAACTTCTGGAACAGCACAGGGAAGGTGATTGCATGGCGAACATTGCGAATAACAACAGTAGCCTTATTATTATCATTTTCAACTTGGTATTTACTGAGTGCTGTGGTGGTAATGTTACCTAAAATAGGTTTTACATTTACGGATAACCAGCTTTTTTGGTTGGCTGCAATGCCCGGTTTAGCGGCTGGTATTTTACGTATTTGTCACATGTTTTTAATTCCGATCTATGGAACTCGCAATGTGATCACTACAGCAACTTTCTTGAAACTTATTCCGTGTATCGGAATCGGGGTGGCAGTGATGAATAGGGATACTCCATTTGCCATATTTATGATCCTGGCTTTTCTTTCTGGTTTTGGCGGTGGAGATTTTTCATCTTTTATGCCAAGTACCAGCTTTTTCTTTCCAAAGAAAATGCAAGGAACAGCATTGGGAATTCAGGCAGGTATTGGGAACTTTGGAGTAAGCGTAGTGCAATTTATTACTCCATGGATTATAGGAGCCGCTGCATTTGGCTTTTTATCTGGTGATCCTCAACAGATCACTAAACCAGACGGAAGCACAGGTAATGTTTGGCTTCAAAATGCAGCCCTTGTTTATGTGCCATTTCTTTTAATCATTGGTTTTGTTGCCTGGAAACAGCTAAAAAGTATTCCTGTAGTATCTTCATTTAAAGAGCAGTTTGATATCTTTAATAACAAACATACCTGGTTTTGTACCATCACCTATGTAATGACTTTCGGCGCATTTTCGGGTTTAGCAGCTGCTTTTCCGATGCTGATAAAAACTTTATACGGTGGATTCGAAAATGCACCTAATCCTTTACACTATGCCTTCTTGGGTCCGCTTATTGGCTCAGCTGCCCGGGTGTTATTTGGTCCGCTTACTGATAAATTTGGCGGTGCAATTTTAACACATATAACAGGTATTGCCTTAATCATTTGTTGCGGTTTATTGGTAGCCTTGGGATGTTTAACACCTACTTCGTTAGGTCAGTTCCCTGCATTTTTATCAATTATGCTGGCCATCTTCTTCTTTACAGGGGTAGGTAATGCAGCAACGTTCAGGCAGTATCCGATCATATTTTCTCATTCGCCTCGTCAGGCGGCAGGGGTTATCGGTTTTACTGCTGCAATTGCCGCTTTTGGGCCATTTATATACAGTACATTAATAGGAACAACGATGAAATTGAATGATAAAAATCCTGCACCATTTTTTATAGGGTTGATCATTTACTTCATAATAGCAACTGGTATTAACTGGTGGTATTACACCCGAAAAGGATGTGAAAAACCAAGTTAA
- a CDS encoding 4Fe-4S dicluster domain-containing protein produces METPSYYKIDQEFFVDMQRCIGCHACEMACAECETNGQESMIHIHYVNRAVTVQTTVQVCMHCDDPVCANVCPADAITKDEFGVVHTANTARCIGCSNCVMACPFGVPIKEEKYDLMMKCNMCYDRTSAGKKPMCATVCPSGALYYGTREEISKMRPSSTPVNTFYFGKEKVTTKVNLMMPAGSTSIQVD; encoded by the coding sequence ATGGAAACACCTTCTTATTATAAGATCGACCAGGAATTTTTTGTTGACATGCAAAGATGTATTGGTTGCCATGCCTGTGAAATGGCTTGTGCCGAATGCGAAACCAATGGTCAGGAGTCCATGATCCATATACATTATGTAAACAGGGCTGTTACGGTTCAAACAACTGTGCAGGTCTGTATGCATTGTGATGATCCGGTTTGTGCAAATGTTTGTCCTGCTGATGCTATCACCAAAGATGAATTTGGTGTGGTGCATACCGCTAACACTGCAAGGTGTATAGGTTGTTCCAACTGTGTAATGGCCTGTCCGTTCGGCGTACCTATCAAGGAAGAGAAATACGATTTGATGATGAAGTGCAATATGTGCTACGACAGAACCAGTGCCGGGAAAAAACCAATGTGTGCAACCGTTTGTCCGAGTGGTGCTCTTTATTATGGAACCAGAGAAGAGATCAGTAAAATGAGACCATCAAGCACGCCGGTTAATACTTTCTATTTTGGAAAAGAGAAAGTAACTACAAAAGTTAATCTAATGATGCCTGCTGGAAGTACCTCCATCCAGGTTGATTAA
- a CDS encoding molybdopterin oxidoreductase family protein gives MSKLPVSADKIIKEFGPHLNYAPTEGYLGRDEPDKVVPTHCCFCGMQCGIKLLVKNNKVVGFDPWMEFPFNEGRLCPKGVQRYLQNNHPDRLLDPLIRVEGKGFEKTTWEDAMDRTISEIKRIQNTYGNDAFSMLSGVSLSNEKSYLVGKFARVALKTKNLDYNGRLCMVSAGAGNKKAFGLDRGSNNYADLEKAEVIFVTGANVSETFPTLTHWIWRARDNGAKLIVVDPRVIPLARTADLHLDIKPGTDSALYGTILKYMADHDMLNQEFIREHTSGFEQTLEAVKDYTLEWGEKVTGIDKEKIRTAAEWWGSAATSFLLHARGIEHHSKGVDNVVGCINLVLATGRIGKPYCGYATITGQGNGQGGREHGHKCDQLPGNRDISNPEHRKYISEVWGIDEKELPGVGYTAYELIEAIHRGEVKGLLSICFNPLVSLPNNNFVREALEKLEFYVVIDFFLNETARHADVILAGSLHEEEEGTVTTAEGRVTRIRQAVTPPGNSRQDTAILLEIADRLGAGDKFRYNSSEDIFNELRVASKGGTADYYGITYEKIEQNMGIFWPCPTLDHPGTPRLWEDYKFKTNDGKAHFNPAPYRDPGEVTDDEYPIVLTTGRVVSQYLSGTQTRRIGKLVNQYPEPLVEIHPELAAKYGIKERDLVKVVTRRGEGLFPANIVETIRKDTVFIPYHWPGKKSANQLTPGTLDPISKIPEFKVCACKLIPMGVKAPSSEEAAAFASE, from the coding sequence ATGTCAAAACTCCCCGTATCAGCCGATAAAATTATTAAAGAATTTGGACCTCATTTAAATTATGCTCCAACAGAAGGTTATTTGGGAAGAGATGAACCGGATAAGGTGGTGCCAACCCATTGCTGCTTTTGCGGAATGCAATGTGGTATCAAATTACTGGTTAAAAACAATAAAGTAGTCGGCTTCGACCCTTGGATGGAATTTCCATTTAACGAAGGCAGATTATGTCCAAAAGGTGTTCAACGTTATTTACAGAACAACCATCCCGACAGGCTACTCGATCCTTTGATAAGGGTCGAAGGAAAAGGTTTTGAGAAAACAACATGGGAAGATGCGATGGATCGCACGATTTCAGAAATAAAACGAATCCAGAATACCTATGGGAATGACGCCTTTTCTATGCTTTCGGGTGTTAGCCTTTCCAATGAAAAGAGTTACCTGGTAGGCAAATTTGCCCGTGTAGCCCTAAAAACAAAAAATCTTGATTATAATGGCCGTCTGTGCATGGTAAGTGCAGGCGCCGGAAATAAAAAAGCATTCGGACTTGATCGTGGATCAAATAATTACGCTGATTTAGAAAAAGCCGAAGTTATCTTCGTAACAGGTGCGAATGTTAGTGAAACCTTCCCTACGCTAACCCATTGGATATGGCGTGCACGTGATAACGGGGCTAAGCTTATTGTTGTGGACCCTCGTGTTATTCCACTGGCTCGCACCGCTGATCTGCATTTGGATATTAAACCAGGCACGGATTCAGCTTTGTATGGCACCATTCTTAAATACATGGCTGATCACGATATGTTGAATCAGGAATTTATTCGTGAACATACAAGTGGATTTGAACAAACACTGGAAGCGGTAAAAGACTACACATTAGAATGGGGTGAAAAAGTTACAGGAATTGATAAAGAAAAAATCCGGACCGCTGCTGAATGGTGGGGATCGGCTGCTACCAGCTTTTTATTACACGCCCGAGGCATTGAACATCACTCAAAAGGTGTGGATAATGTTGTTGGCTGTATTAACCTGGTACTGGCAACCGGAAGAATTGGTAAACCGTATTGTGGTTATGCGACCATAACTGGACAAGGAAACGGACAAGGTGGTCGTGAACACGGACATAAATGTGATCAATTGCCAGGAAATCGCGATATCAGTAACCCTGAACATCGTAAATACATATCTGAAGTCTGGGGAATTGATGAAAAAGAGCTTCCTGGAGTGGGTTATACTGCCTATGAGTTGATTGAAGCTATTCATCGCGGTGAGGTGAAAGGCTTGCTTTCCATTTGCTTTAATCCGCTGGTTTCACTGCCCAACAATAATTTCGTACGTGAGGCGCTTGAAAAACTTGAATTTTATGTAGTGATCGACTTCTTCTTAAATGAAACTGCTCGCCATGCTGATGTTATTCTGGCAGGCTCTTTACACGAAGAAGAAGAAGGAACCGTTACTACAGCTGAAGGTCGTGTAACAAGAATTCGTCAGGCGGTTACGCCTCCGGGTAATTCAAGACAGGATACTGCCATTTTATTGGAAATAGCTGATCGATTAGGTGCCGGTGATAAATTCAGGTATAACTCTAGTGAAGATATTTTTAATGAACTGCGTGTGGCCTCAAAAGGTGGAACGGCAGATTATTATGGAATTACCTATGAAAAAATTGAACAGAACATGGGTATTTTCTGGCCTTGCCCTACATTAGATCACCCGGGTACACCACGCCTATGGGAAGATTACAAGTTCAAAACGAATGATGGCAAAGCTCACTTTAATCCCGCACCTTACCGTGATCCGGGAGAAGTAACGGACGATGAATATCCAATTGTTTTAACAACAGGGCGTGTGGTATCTCAATACTTAAGTGGCACACAAACCCGAAGAATTGGAAAACTGGTAAATCAGTACCCTGAGCCATTGGTAGAAATCCATCCTGAGCTTGCTGCTAAGTACGGCATAAAAGAACGTGATTTGGTAAAAGTGGTAACACGTCGAGGTGAAGGACTTTTTCCGGCAAATATTGTTGAGACTATTCGGAAAGACACTGTTTTCATTCCATATCACTGGCCTGGAAAAAAATCCGCAAATCAGTTAACTCCAGGCACATTAGACCCAATTTCCAAAATACCTGAGTTTAAGGTATGTGCTTGTAAATTAATTCCAATGGGCGTAAAAGCTCCTTCATCTGAAGAAGCAGCGGCGTTCGCAAGTGAGTAA
- a CDS encoding QcrA and Rieske domain-containing protein: MTDEKNNPNWKEDFPISRLEATNVTRREFAKFLCLVSGGLAVGNLYVLAKGKEKRDRSDKDFFVCKKEDLPVGGTKTFVLEGSTIPYILIHLESGDFKAYEQKCTHLSCAVFYKPGTGKIECPCHNGWFDALTGEVLQGPPPRPLPHLDVVVKNDEVYVKYPVESNV, encoded by the coding sequence ATGACGGACGAGAAAAATAATCCGAATTGGAAAGAAGATTTTCCCATCAGCAGACTTGAAGCAACCAATGTTACCAGACGTGAATTTGCTAAATTCCTTTGTTTGGTTTCAGGTGGATTAGCTGTTGGCAACTTATATGTTTTAGCAAAAGGAAAAGAAAAAAGAGATCGTTCAGATAAGGACTTCTTTGTTTGTAAAAAGGAGGATTTACCTGTTGGCGGTACCAAAACTTTTGTTCTTGAAGGAAGTACTATTCCTTATATTCTGATTCATTTGGAAAGTGGTGATTTTAAGGCCTACGAACAAAAATGTACGCATCTTTCCTGCGCCGTTTTTTATAAACCCGGAACCGGAAAAATAGAGTGTCCTTGCCATAATGGCTGGTTTGATGCCCTTACAGGTGAAGTTTTACAAGGTCCGCCTCCCCGCCCGCTCCCACACTTGGATGTTGTGGTAAAAAACGATGAGGTATATGTTAAATATCCTGTTGAGTCTAATGTTTGA